The Desulfuromonas sp. TF genome has a segment encoding these proteins:
- a CDS encoding cytochrome c, translated as MMKSSVKIAGALFFLIVCLIAAPGFVRAQETVCIECHKAQPGRLGEPVEAWRSSIHAANGVSCHGCHGGDPTDFAMAMSPERGFVGVPAKEEIPDFCGRCHVGVQEDYLNSAHGQALDAGGPQCVTCHGNHAVQKATQELINQQDCTRCHEYGRAEEIKTAVTETDRMITSLGDDLNSLHRLGIATKEMEDRLFSLRNQFHRVFHTVEVEKVRQVTGGIQQELTQVRSTVDEIGETLQQRKFYGGIAVLLLLAISIVASLLRKTYHEEENRKG; from the coding sequence ATGATGAAATCATCGGTGAAAATTGCAGGAGCCCTGTTCTTTCTCATTGTCTGTCTGATCGCTGCGCCGGGATTCGTCCGGGCGCAGGAGACCGTCTGTATCGAGTGCCACAAGGCGCAGCCCGGGCGCCTCGGCGAACCGGTGGAAGCGTGGCGAAGCAGCATCCACGCCGCCAACGGGGTCTCCTGCCACGGCTGCCACGGCGGAGACCCCACCGATTTCGCCATGGCCATGAGTCCCGAACGGGGATTTGTCGGGGTTCCTGCCAAGGAGGAAATTCCTGATTTCTGCGGCCGCTGCCATGTCGGCGTCCAGGAGGATTACCTGAACAGCGCCCACGGCCAGGCTCTGGATGCGGGCGGTCCCCAGTGCGTCACCTGTCACGGCAACCATGCCGTGCAGAAAGCGACCCAGGAGCTGATCAATCAGCAGGACTGCACCCGCTGCCATGAGTACGGAAGGGCCGAGGAGATCAAGACCGCCGTAACGGAAACGGACCGGATGATCACTTCTTTGGGCGACGACCTGAATTCGCTCCATCGACTCGGCATCGCCACCAAGGAGATGGAAGATCGGCTTTTTTCCTTGCGCAACCAGTTCCACCGGGTGTTTCACACCGTTGAGGTCGAAAAAGTCCGTCAGGTCACGGGAGGTATCCAGCAGGAGCTGACGCAGGTGCGAAGTACAGTTGATGAAATCGGGGAAACCCTGCAGCAGCGCAAGTTTTATGGCGGCATTGCGGTGCTTCTGCTACTGGCGATCTCAATCGTGGCAAGCCTGCTCCGCAAGACCTACCATGAAGAAGAGAACAGGAAGGGATGA
- a CDS encoding cytochrome bc complex cytochrome b subunit: MAWKKRIVDFVDVRLGIRDILQKNLTEYLLPRNINVWYTLGAVLMALFAIQFVTGILLLIYYIPNTDEAFNSVQIIMNEVPSGWLIRYLHAVGANIIVLALLLHMLSVLFMSAHKRPRELTWVAGFLILLLSFGMCLTGYLLPWSQLSFWATTVATESSAEIPMVGDAVVRFLRGGAMVGQPTLGRFFALHVMGFPLIFGLLLIFHLFCVRRAGVSRPPFGPEYEPRGPLTEFWHEHHKGGIPFFPNYVVKDVAVISFFMALLLAVIFFAPGLFFPPAAFEPADPFVTPPGIKPEWYFLWSYQTLKIFPSEVLGVAVQGLAVTFLMLLPFFDRSPERRPSKRPVFIACYVLGILLFVGLSVWGHYS; encoded by the coding sequence ATGGCATGGAAAAAGCGCATCGTCGATTTCGTGGACGTCCGGCTGGGAATCAGGGACATCCTTCAGAAGAACCTCACCGAATATCTCCTTCCCCGCAATATCAACGTCTGGTATACACTGGGCGCCGTTCTCATGGCGCTGTTCGCCATCCAGTTCGTCACGGGCATCCTGCTGCTGATCTACTATATCCCCAATACCGACGAAGCCTTCAACAGCGTGCAGATTATCATGAACGAGGTCCCCTCCGGCTGGCTGATCCGATATCTGCATGCGGTCGGAGCCAACATCATTGTTCTGGCTCTCCTTCTTCATATGCTGTCGGTATTGTTCATGTCCGCGCACAAGCGTCCCCGGGAATTAACCTGGGTGGCCGGATTCCTGATCCTACTCCTTTCCTTCGGGATGTGCCTTACGGGATATCTCCTCCCCTGGAGCCAGCTATCCTTCTGGGCGACCACGGTGGCCACGGAAAGCTCGGCCGAGATCCCAATGGTCGGCGACGCAGTCGTCCGTTTTCTCCGGGGCGGGGCCATGGTCGGGCAGCCGACTCTTGGGCGATTCTTCGCCCTGCATGTCATGGGATTTCCCCTGATCTTCGGGCTGCTCCTTATATTCCACCTCTTCTGCGTCCGCCGTGCCGGGGTTTCCCGTCCTCCTTTCGGACCGGAATACGAACCGCGCGGACCGCTGACCGAGTTCTGGCATGAACACCATAAAGGGGGAATCCCCTTCTTTCCCAATTACGTCGTCAAGGATGTGGCCGTCATTTCATTCTTCATGGCCCTTCTTTTGGCGGTGATCTTCTTCGCTCCAGGTCTTTTCTTCCCCCCCGCCGCCTTCGAACCGGCCGATCCCTTTGTCACGCCTCCGGGCATCAAGCCCGAATGGTATTTTCTCTGGTCTTATCAGACCCTGAAGATTTTTCCGAGCGAAGTCCTGGGTGTGGCGGTGCAGGGTTTGGCTGTGACATTTCTGATGCTGCTGCCTTTCTTTGACAGGAGCCCCGAGCGGCGGCCCTCCAAACGTCCGGTCTTCATTGCCTGTTATGTCCTCGGCATCCTTCTTTTCGTCGGGCTATCGGTCTGGGGGCACTATTCATGA
- a CDS encoding ubiquinol-cytochrome c reductase iron-sulfur subunit: protein MENEPVSPHRRRFFLTSILGGLGVVFAVAAGWPVWQFLSPQKGAGEKEKVSIPRARIDVGGAHFFQFRGHPAVLVQNAPGEFLAFSAVCTHLGCIVQWLPEKQEFLCPCHAGIFSREGKVLAGPPPKPLPSFPVALSDDQVLVG, encoded by the coding sequence ATGGAAAATGAACCGGTCTCGCCGCACCGCCGGCGCTTCTTTTTGACCAGCATTCTCGGCGGGTTGGGAGTGGTTTTTGCGGTTGCCGCCGGCTGGCCGGTCTGGCAGTTCCTGTCGCCGCAAAAGGGTGCAGGCGAAAAGGAAAAGGTATCCATTCCTCGTGCCCGGATCGATGTCGGCGGCGCTCATTTCTTCCAATTCCGCGGACATCCGGCCGTTCTGGTGCAAAATGCACCGGGTGAATTCCTCGCCTTCTCCGCCGTATGTACCCATCTCGGGTGCATCGTTCAGTGGCTTCCGGAAAAGCAGGAGTTTCTCTGTCCCTGTCATGCCGGAATCTTTTCCCGGGAGGGCAAGGTCCTGGCTGGTCCGCCGCCGAAGCCGCTTCCTTCTTTCCCGGTCGCTCTTTCCGACGACCAGGTTCTGGTCGGATAG